Genomic DNA from Plectropomus leopardus isolate mb unplaced genomic scaffold, YSFRI_Pleo_2.0 unplaced_scaffold7821, whole genome shotgun sequence:
AAACAggtttttattctgtctcaCTGAGACgatacactgacacacacacggagagaCGGAGGACAATTCACCTTCAGACCAGAGTCcagcagcgccccctgctggaggatccacagctgctctcaggagCTCTGATAGACGAGGCCAAACACCTGGGCAACCTCACCTTCAACATCTGGAACAAGATGAAGGACATGGTCTCCTACAGTCCTCTGATTCTGGACCCAAACACTGCTGGTTCAAGACTTGTCCTGTCTGAGGATCTGACCAGCGTGAGAGCAGGAAAGAGACAGCAGCTTCCTGATAATCCAGAGAGGTTTAATAGGTACTGCTCTGTCCTCGGCTCTGAGGGCTTTAAGTCAGGGACACACAGCTGGGACGTCCAGGTCGGAGACAATAAACGCTGGTCACTGGGTGTGTTAGCAGAGTCTGTCCAGAGGAAGGGACTCATAGAGTCTGGATTATGGACAATATCGTTTTTTAATGGTAAATACTCATCTGACTCCCCATCAGGTCTAAAAACTGCTCTCGTGGTGCAGAAGCAGCCTCAGAGGATCCGAGTGAATCTGGACTGGAACGGAGGAAAGCTGTCATTCTCTGATCCtgatactaacacacacatacacaccttcacacacactttcactgagAGGGTGTTTCCATACATTAGAGCTAAGGATGCAGTCACACTCAAGATTTTACCAGCGAAACTCTCTGTGACTGTGGAGCAGAAAGAatagatgatgatggtgatgatgatggtgatgatgatgatgatgatggtgatgatgatgatggtgatggtgatggtgatggtgatgatgatgatgatgatgatggtgatggtgatgatgatgatggtggtgatggtgatgatgatg
This window encodes:
- the LOC121940177 gene encoding zinc-binding protein A33-like, with protein sequence MKDMVSYSPLILDPNTAGSRLVLSEDLTSVRAGKRQQLPDNPERFNRYCSVLGSEGFKSGTHSWDVQVGDNKRWSLGLKTALVVQKQPQRIRVNLDWNGGKLSFSDPDTNTHIHTFTHTFTERVFPYIRAKDAVTLKILPAKLSVTVEQKE